The Toxorhynchites rutilus septentrionalis strain SRP chromosome 1, ASM2978413v1, whole genome shotgun sequence genome contains the following window.
GTGAAATACTTCAATGCCTTCACAGTGTCCTTGGAGACTCCCTTGCCGTGCAGATACATTATCCCCAGTCCGCTCTGACCGACGGGATTTCCCAAATCAGCCGCCTTCTTGAAATACTTGAACGCGGTATCATTATCCGCCTTTATGTTATCGCTTCCCTCCAGGAAAATCTTCCCCAGAAAGGCCATTGCAACGGCATTGCCAGCGTTTGCCGCCTGGCTAAAGTACTGCAGCGCTTTCTGATGATCCAGCGGGATTCCACGACCGCCCTGATAGTGCAACTGTCCCAAGCCAACCTGCGCCTGAACATCGCCCTTATCGGCCAACAGCTGGTAATAATCGATCAGATCATTGTCCAGTATTCCCGAACTGGGACCCGAATTTTCCACCTCATCCAGCAGTCTTATCCGGTGCACAGCAGCTCCCCCTGAAAAGGTAACCTGATTGGCCACCTTCGTGGCCACTTTCCGGTAGAAATCAAGCGCTGTTTCACAACTGTTTGGAACTCCAACACCAGCCCAGTACCGAAAGCCAAGCGCCATCTGAGCCCAAGAATTGTCCCCAAGGGCAGCCATCGTGTAATAAACCAGCGCTTTGGCCTGACTCACGTTGAACCCAATGCCGGTAGCGTACATAAACCCGAGTCCCATCTGTGCCTCCGGCAAACCCTCGTCAGCCAACTCCAGAAAAGTCTTCTTCGCTGCTTCCACATTCATATGGACGGGATGACCCAACAGCTGGGCCCAGGCAACATGACTCTTCGCGAGCGGGTGTCCTTTCTCCGCCGCCTCCACCATCAGCTTGTGTCCTTGTAATTTATCCACTTTTGTCTTGTTCAGAACAACCATCGCCCGATCGAACGCCGCTTCAGCTTGCAGCTGTTCCTCGCTCAGCGGCTtgacctgttcctgttcctctTCCTCCGAACTGATCCGGTCCATCTCTTTGATCTCGTTCTCAATCTTCTGAATCATTCTCTCCTGGCTCTCGAACATCTCGTTCAGCGCCTTCCGATTCTCTTCGTCCCGAATGGAATTCGCCACCACAACCTTGATCACCTCCTTGATGCCAACCTCTCGGATAGCCGGAGTCCGTTCCAACATATGCATCATTTCCGACTGCGACATAAAGCTCTCTCCGTCCTCATTCCCGCGCCCAACCGAAGCCTGATCATCCTTCGTCACGTCGTCGCTCGCCGCCGCCGCCTTTTTCTTCGTGGTGCCACTTTCCGGTCCCTTCAGCTCCGGCTCGCACCAAGCTCCCCCAAGCAGAGCCAAAATCACACCGACAAGCAGAAAAAACGATCTCATTGTTACAATTCTCTTTATCTCTCTcgctctgtctgtctgtcttcctAGAAGCTACGTGTCCTTCCGTCCATCGGATTCTTCGCCGTCGTCACTCTGAGGGTTTATTGTATTTCCAACATCCGAACCAATTCCGTTCCGATGgcgatgattttttgaaccttatttcaaatgagtttttttctttctccaaacaaaaaatctaacCCCCCGAGAACCTTCTCTccttactattttttttttgcaataactTGCAATTTTCACTTGCTTTTTCCCCACTGACTTTCTACGCGAtaagatgtttttattttgcactgaggtggaaaataataaaaaagtgaCGTGTGATTAGGGCGGCGATGGTTGACAATCAATGCAATCAAGGGGTCACCCAATTCGAATCCGGGATTTTTTACGTGGGATTATGtccttcgggaacatattgaaaaacgaaatgatggattgatgacaatTTAGCGTCAATTGATTtgggcactctataacaatttattacattagagaaaataatagaggggctcagaatgcaaggggtgcaagtgacttgatcgttttctcttcatcagttttttatttagttactaacttaactgcaaaaactttccaatttaagtttgctatagaatccgataaatgaggttctgacctattttccacgctggtaaatacagctgggaatgtatttgctgctaagttatgacccaaagagagtgtcgatgtagagaaatcaatcaaatcacttacacccctttcattctaagcccctcaatatATATCATGATGTAGCTATTTGCAAAATtaaatgattttgttttttcttcCCGCTTGTGTTaggaaaaatctcaaaaaaatgtcaataaaaaTCTTAACTGATTCAAACGGAAATCCCGTGATCTGAATGATTGAAATCGAAGATACAAGCTTCCTCTTGTACTCACTATTATGTCTCAGTCATTACTTGATGGATTCATGATTTACCAATTTGGGCATAACAGTTCATTACaatgaataacataatatattttaagaaactaactatcaaacaatttaaaaatctaaagaattatctcaatgaaaattccacGTTCTAATTGGTCGATTCGCAAAAGCAATATTAACTCTCACATCCACATGCactatgtaaaaataaaaatacgcgACTGTGCAACGAAATATGCGTATGGCCTTCTACAGAACCCGTATGGCAACCGAAACCCGGTCTATGTTGGCGATGCCATAAGAATCTCCAACACAGCTCTGCACAAACGCGATGAAATCGTCAAGTTATCATCCGTCATCCTAAATTGCATATTCACTGGAAGCGATGCCATTTCTTTGACTACATAAGAAAATCATATGAAGAGctaatttagaaatttgttttcgtgagacACAAGCGAGAAGAAATTACATCGAGTTTAAGGCATACGAGACTTTTTATAACACTAAAATGGAAT
Protein-coding sequences here:
- the LOC129762946 gene encoding protein sel-1 homolog 1 — encoded protein: MRSFFLLVGVILALLGGAWCEPELKGPESGTTKKKAAAASDDVTKDDQASVGRGNEDGESFMSQSEMMHMLERTPAIREVGIKEVIKVVVANSIRDEENRKALNEMFESQERMIQKIENEIKEMDRISSEEEEQEQVKPLSEEQLQAEAAFDRAMVVLNKTKVDKLQGHKLMVEAAEKGHPLAKSHVAWAQLLGHPVHMNVEAAKKTFLELADEGLPEAQMGLGFMYATGIGFNVSQAKALVYYTMAALGDNSWAQMALGFRYWAGVGVPNSCETALDFYRKVATKVANQVTFSGGAAVHRIRLLDEVENSGPSSGILDNDLIDYYQLLADKGDVQAQVGLGQLHYQGGRGIPLDHQKALQYFSQAANAGNAVAMAFLGKIFLEGSDNIKADNDTAFKYFKKAADLGNPVGQSGLGIMYLHGKGVSKDTVKALKYFTQAADQGWVDGQLQLGNMYFSGIGVKRDFKLANKYFNLASQSGHVLAFYNLGQMHAVGLGMMRACPTAVELFKNVAERGKWSEQLMAAHQDYRSYRFEEAFMQYALMSELGYEVAQSNAAFLLDRGEVNLFMNRDEELIRALQFWGRAAAQGYSAAQVKLGDYHYYGLGTLVDFEMAASHYRMASEQQHNAQAMFNLGYMHEQGLGMKKDIHLAKRCYDLAAETSVDAKVPVSLALLKLQLLFKLESLRESPFSVLLDLDENIASNWDLYLITILTVLLGAALYFRRPPGPGAVNQPNQRPQQQQQQQQQRPEDQVPLLDLPPPAANPAGNRQPAQQREDAPQ